From a region of the Acidicapsa acidisoli genome:
- a CDS encoding peroxiredoxin: protein MLTVGENFPSFDLTAVVNLDPQKAFEQITDQSFPGKWKVVFFWPKDFTFVCPTEIAAFGKLNQEFLDRDAQLLGASIDSEFVHLAWRNNHADLKDLPFPMLSDIKRDLSEQLGILDLKAGVSQRATFIVDPQNVIRFVYVTDLSVGRNPQEVLRVLDALQTDELCPCNWKKGEETLTAK from the coding sequence ATGCTCACAGTTGGCGAAAATTTCCCTTCATTCGACCTCACCGCAGTCGTCAATCTCGATCCCCAGAAAGCCTTTGAACAGATTACCGACCAGAGCTTCCCCGGCAAGTGGAAGGTCGTCTTCTTCTGGCCCAAGGACTTCACCTTTGTCTGCCCCACCGAAATCGCCGCCTTCGGCAAGCTCAATCAGGAGTTCCTCGACCGCGACGCCCAGCTTCTCGGCGCCAGCATCGATTCCGAATTCGTCCACCTCGCCTGGCGCAACAACCACGCCGACCTCAAGGACCTGCCGTTCCCGATGCTCTCCGACATCAAGCGCGATCTCTCCGAGCAACTCGGCATCCTTGACCTGAAAGCCGGCGTCTCGCAGCGCGCCACCTTCATCGTCGATCCGCAGAATGTCATCCGCTTCGTCTACGTCACCGACCTCTCCGTAGGTCGCAATCCCCAGGAAGTCCTGCGCGTTCTCGACGCCCTGCAGACCGACGAGCTCTGCCCCTGCAACTGGAAGAAGGGCGAAGAAACCCTGACCGCCAAGTAG
- a CDS encoding Fur family transcriptional regulator, which translates to MTTQTAQAFRELCMQQGLALTHQRQVIYEVMQSMPGHPSPEEVFGKVKALIPAISLATVYKNIHIFLASGILREVSPHHGSLRVEMNSHPHHHLVCTQCRSIQDISEAELIGFGGSHPVQQMLPGGFLAQRISVDVLGLCARCQPAVMPSRIPMQEAVPMS; encoded by the coding sequence GTGACCACACAGACAGCCCAGGCATTCCGCGAACTATGCATGCAGCAGGGGCTAGCTCTGACGCATCAGCGCCAGGTGATATACGAAGTCATGCAATCCATGCCCGGCCATCCCAGCCCGGAAGAGGTCTTCGGCAAAGTCAAGGCGCTGATACCGGCCATCTCGCTCGCAACCGTATATAAGAACATCCATATCTTTCTCGCCAGCGGCATCCTGCGCGAAGTCAGCCCCCACCACGGCTCCCTGCGCGTTGAGATGAACAGCCATCCGCATCATCACCTGGTCTGCACGCAGTGCCGCAGTATTCAGGACATCAGCGAAGCTGAGCTGATCGGCTTCGGCGGCAGCCACCCGGTCCAGCAGATGCTTCCCGGCGGCTTCCTCGCCCAGCGGATCTCCGTCGATGTGCTGGGCCTGTGCGCCCGCTGCCAGCCCGCAGTTATGCCGTCCCGCATCCCCATGCAGGAAGCAGTACCGATGTCATAA
- a CDS encoding carboxymuconolactone decarboxylase family protein, producing the protein MTLDAIIDTLPDYAKDLKLNYSSLIRNNTELTSQQLWGTVVASAIATRNASLTAAALAEGAKQLAPTALEAAKASAAIMGMNNIFYRFHHLSSNEKYATMPARLRMNVLRSHGADAVDFELWSLAVSAINGCGKCVDAHEKVVREKGASEELILAIVRVASVIHALGPVLDAVSAQAEVPAFA; encoded by the coding sequence ATGACCCTCGACGCCATCATCGACACCCTTCCCGATTACGCGAAGGATCTCAAGCTGAACTACTCCTCCCTGATCCGCAACAACACGGAACTAACCTCCCAGCAGCTCTGGGGCACCGTAGTCGCCTCAGCCATCGCCACCCGCAACGCCAGCCTCACCGCAGCAGCTCTGGCGGAAGGCGCAAAGCAACTCGCCCCAACCGCGCTGGAAGCAGCCAAAGCCTCTGCGGCGATCATGGGAATGAACAACATCTTCTATCGCTTCCACCACCTCAGCTCGAATGAAAAATACGCCACCATGCCCGCCCGCCTGCGCATGAACGTGCTGCGCTCTCACGGAGCCGATGCGGTGGATTTCGAGCTTTGGTCGCTGGCCGTCTCCGCAATCAACGGCTGCGGCAAGTGCGTCGACGCGCACGAGAAGGTCGTTCGCGAAAAAGGCGCATCGGAGGAACTGATCCTCGCCATCGTCCGGGTAGCTTCCGTCATTCACGCCCTCGGCCCTGTCCTCGACGCAGTCTCAGCCCAGGCCGAAGTTCCCGCATTTGCCTAG